The sequence GCTCAATACGGAGTGCAACACAAAACAATTTATGAGTATACCTCAAGCAATTACAGAGACGATCATTCTTGCAGACGGCAGAGAGATCACAATTGAAACAGGAAAATTAGCAAAACAGGCTGATGGTTCTGTAGTCGTAAAAATCGGCGGAACAATGCTTTTAGCAACTGTTGTAGCCAGCAAAGAAGCAAAAGATGGTGTAGATTTCTTACCATTGACAGTAGATTACAGAGAAAAATTCTATGCAGGTGGAAAAATTCCTGGAAACTTTTTTAGAAGAGAAGCTAGACCTTCAGATCAGGAAATCCTGACAATGCGTTTGGTAGACAGGGTTCTAAGACCATTATTCCCTGAAGATTTCCATGCGGAAGTTCAGGTGATGATTTCATTGATTTCTTATGACGGACAGTCAATTCCTGACGATTTAGCAGGTCTTGCAGCTTCGGCAGCGATTGCAATTACTGATATTCCTTTCAACGGACCAATGTCTGAAGTAAGAGTAGTAAGAATTGACGGGAAATTAGCGGTAAACCCTAATTATGAAGATCTTAAATTGGCTGACCTTGACATCATGGTGGGTGCAACTAAAGATTCTATCGTAATGGTGGAAGGTGAGATGAAAGAAATTTCTGAGGCAGAAATGCTTGAAGCAATTCAATTCGCTCATGTTGAAATCAAAAAACAAGTTGAAGCTCAGGAAAGATTAGCTGAAAAAGTAGGCAAATCTTTACCAAAAAGAGAATATAGCCACGAAAATCACGACGAAGCAATTCGTGAGAAAGTGTGGAAAGAAACATACGATAAAGTATACGAAGTAGCAAAAATTCCTTCAGGAAAAGAAGAGAGGGGTGAGAAATTTAAAGCTGTATTGGCTGAATTTTTATCTCAATATGTAGAACATGCTGAAGAGTTAGAAAGAGTAACTCCTTTCGCAAAAGTATATTTCCATGACGTGGAAAAAGAAGCGATGCGTCAGATGATTTTAAATGATAAAATCCGTCTTGATGGTCGTGATCCTCAAACGATTCGCCCGATCTGGAGCGAAATCGATTATTTACCTGGAGCTCACGGTTCTGCAATCTTCACAAGAGGTGAAACTCAATCTTTAACTGCTGTAACTTTAGGTTCAGTAAAAGATGCGAACATGGTAGACAGCGTAATGGTAAACTATGACGAAAGATTCTTCTTACATTATAACTTCCCGCCGTTCTCAACAGGTGAAGCTCGTCCTTTGAGAGGAACTTCAAGAAGAGAAGTAGGTCACGGAAACTTAGCTCAAAGAGCTTTGGCGAATATGATCCCGGAAGAAAATCCTTATACCATCCGTATCGTTTCTGATATTTTAGAATCAAACGGTTCATCTTCTATGGCGACTGTTTGTGCAGGAACTTTAGCATTGATGGATGCAGGTGTTCAAATCAAGAAACCGGTTTCTGGTATTGCAATGGGATTGGTAACTGATGTAAAATCAGGAAAATTCACTGTACTTTCTGACATCTTGGGTGATGAAGATCACTTGGGAGATATGGACTTTAAAGTAACCGGAACAGCAGATGGAATCACCGCTTGTCAGATGGACATCAAGATTCAAGGATTGTCGATGGACATTATGGAAAAAGCGCTTCTACAAGCTAGAGACGGAAGATTACATATTCTTGATAAATTAAACGAGACAATTTCTGCTCCAAGAGAAGACGTGAAACCTCACGCTCCGAAAATGGTAATGCTTGAGATCTCTAAAGATTTCATCGGTGCAGTTATCGGGCCTGGTGGAAAAATCATTCAGCAAATGCAGAAAGATACTGATACTGTTATCGCAATTGAAGAAGTTGGCGAAATCGGTAGAATTGAAATTTCTGGTGTTAGCAGAGAGAAAATCAACGAAGCGATTGCAAGAATCAACGAGATTACTTTTGTACCAACTGTAGGTGAAGTTTACCAAGGTAAAGTAGTAAAAGTGATGGATTTTGGAGCATTCGTAGCGATTGCAAAAGGTACTGAAGGTCTACTTCATATCTCTGAAATCGAATGGGCTCGTCTAGACAAAGTTCCTTACAAAGAAGGTGACGAAGTTGAGGTGAAATTTATGGGTTATGATGACCGTAAAAAAATGAAACTTTCTAGAAAAGTTTTATTGCCAAGACCAGAAAGACCGGCACAAAAGCCAAGAAATGAAGGTAACGTAAATCCTGAAGGTAAAGACCAACCGGGAGAACACAAGCCTTTGAATGAAGCTTAAGATTATTACAATCAACTATATGAAACCACCGAATTTTCGGTGGTTTTTTTGTGGGGGTATTGATTTTTTAGGTAAAGAAATTATTGTTTGAGGATATAGATTATTGGTTGCAGGTGAGAGAACAGAATTATCAATGTTCTATACCTGGGGCTTTGCCTTGAGGTAGTTTATTCCATTTTAAAGAAGAAAAAAGCTACTGCCGCCCATTCTTTTTTAATTCCATTAGCATTGCCGATCGTACCGTGGCTGCTGTTTTCCACCGTTCCGTTGTCTTTGATGTACCCAAGGGTTGAATGGCTGCTGTTTTCGACTGTTCCGTCTTTTTTAACATAACCAACAGTAGAACCACTTTTGTTTTCTATGGTACCATCGCTTTTGATTCTCCCAATTGTGCTGTGGCTTTTGTTTTCAACCGTACCGTCGCTTTTAATATAACCTACTGTAGAATGACTTTTGTTTTCAATTGTTCCGTCTGATTTGATGTAACCTGCTGTATTACGGCTTCCCGATTCAATAGTTTGAGCACATGTAATAGAAAGGTTAAATAGAAGGGAGCAAATGAATAGTGTTTTTTTCATGGTTTTTAAATTTTAAGGGTTATTATTTTGATTTGATAAATCCTTTAGGATTGTGGAACTTATAGTTACGACTTGTTAATTATATTTTTATAAAGATAAAAACTTTTTAAGAAAGCGATTAGAAAATAAAAGTCACACGATACAATTGTGCGGAAGCGAGGGTTATGATGACCGTGAAAAAATAAAACTTTCTAGAAAAGTTTTATGGCCAAGACTAGAAAGACCGGCACAAAAGCCAAGAAATGAAGGAAATGTAAATCCTTAAGATCAAGACCGGCTTGGAGAACACGAGCCTTTGTACGAAGCTTAAGATTATTACAATCAACTATATAAAACCACTAATTCCGGTGATATTTAATTCAAAAATTTCAATATTTGTTTTATTTTTAACAACTTAAAATATAAACTATGAAAAAATTATTTATTCTATTCTTAATCAACGCATCTGCATTAGTATTTTCTCAAACAGTAAATGATGTTTCGCTAAGAGATATCGATGTAGATTACGTTCAGATTATCGGGACTGGTCGTTCTTTAAGTACAAAAGTAAATGTGGAAATCGATTTCGGACAGGAAACTAAATCCATATCCTTTAAAAACGAAACCAATATTAAAGACGAAAGAGGACGGAATGTGAAATTTAATTCGATGATGGATGCTCTGAATTTTATGTCTGCAAATGGCTATGTATTCCAATTCGCTTATACCACAAATGATGAAAAAGATAAGGCTGTTTATTATATTTTAAAGAAAAATAAATAACTCCACTGACATCTCAGTGGAGTTATTCCTAATAAACAAATATGGTTTTTAACCTAAAATTTCCGACATAGCAGAAACCAATACTCCTAAAAGCTGAGGATTTCCTGCTGGTGAAGTGATTTTTACAGTCATTTGACCGCTATCTGAAAAGCTTACTGAAGTTGAAGAACCACCAGATCCACTAGCACTGAAGAAAGGCCAGAAACCTGTACTTGCTCTTGCGGTGATTACCTGCTGGTCACTTGAAGAATAACTTGTTGCAGAAGTCATTGTAATATCAATTCCGTCAACAATGATCAAAGAAGTTGCAGAACGCTGTAAGTTACCATTAGGCCCGAAAGTAGTGTCCCAAGATGGCAAACCGTTTTTCCAAACCGTGTTGTCTCTGGTACCATAAGCTCTTGACAATGCTGCACTGTTATACCAAGGCGTGTATTGGCTAAGGATAGGATCTGTAGACGTTTTTGCTAAAGGAGCTCCAGGTAATGTCAACACATGTTTGAAGCTTGCACTGATATTAATACCTGCTGAGGTAGCTTCCTGTGTAAGATTGTCATAGCTTGCGCCGCCCCCAAAATCAAACAAGTCGAAAAACACAGATGTACTTCCGCTTGCCCATGTGTGAGATACATCAGAAGACTGTGTTTTACTATCCATCGTAAAGCTTTTTGCCGGAGCAGACTGGATTGCGTTACTTAAGTCTGCAATCGTAGTATTATAAGCATATCCTTTCCCTGCAGCCTGAGCAGAAGCAAACATCGTATTGGCAATCGTTACGATATCATTATAGAAAGATTGGATTAATGATGCGCTGCATCCCATCTGAGAAGGAGCATAAATCATTGCCCATTTTTTAAATGCAGACTGCATAGCATCCGGGCTGTCAAAAATATTAGAAGGACATTTAGGAGACTGAATATAATTTAGCCAATTCGTATAATAATCTCCCATACAATTCTGGAAGCTATTATCTGATAATGGTTTTAAGTTAGCAATTACTGCCTGATAATCCTGAGAAAAATTGTTAGATTGACTTGGGTCATAGCTGTTGTTCACAGATTTTGGAGGAACGGCATCAAAAATTTTCCAAAGCCAGTCTGAAGTTGGTCCTACAGGTTGTGTTCCCTGGTAAAGCTGGAAGTTATTAGGACTTAAAGATAATCCTGTAACTAAGGCATTGTACCATTGTTGAGTTAGAGTTTGCATTGCTGCTTGTGCTTGTGACATAATATTAGTTTTTTGGTTTCCTACTCTTTTAAATATCAGGCTTTTCGGAGGCCGCCTCAATTCATTGGAAGCTTCTCTTAATGAACAGCACAAAGTAACTTCTAAAGAATTGGAACTGGTAGAGTAGAAAATACCCAAATTGATAATAGGTATTTGTACTTCTGTAAGGCGGAATATACTTAAGTAGTTTTACGCACTTAAAAAATAGTGTTTTAAGCAATTTGATAATCATCTAATTTTTAATGGAAAAGCAATTAAAAAGTCATTTTTCTGTATTCTAAATAATCTGAAATTCAATTATTTAAATAATAGTCTTCAAAATCCGTGGAATTGTCGTATATTTGCACTATAATTAAGAAGAAGGTTTCTGCTTTTCTTAAACTATAACAGTTTAGAATACCCTTTATCCCTCAGTTTTCTTTATTCTGACTGCCGTTTTTCACTTTTATTTCTTGTAAATGAATCTTAGTGCCGGCAATACGAATCACCACGACTGACCACCTGTAGAACACCTTTTTACTTCTTTTCGGGAAGTTGAAATGGTTGTAATAATCGAAAAACTTTCTGGTAACGATCGTAAATTCTAAAAAATTTATTATCTTAATGCAGCGGAATCATTAGAAGAATTTCAATAGAAATCTTTTTGTGATGGTAAACAATACCCTTTGATGAAATAACTGGAAAATCATCAGAAAATTAAATTCAAGAATAACAATTAATATAAAATAATATATGGCGGATTCTTTCTCAAAAAAGAAAACTTTAAGAAAAAATTACAGAAGCAAAAGGAAAAAGCGATACGTCGCGAGGACCGAAAGAACACCAATGACAAAGGGAAAAGTCTTGATGACATGATTATGTATGTAGATGCAAATGGTCAGTTAACAAGTACACCTCCTGATAACAGCAACAAAAGTGTCATTGATTTGGATAACATTCAATTGGGTGCAGCTCCTATTCAGGAAGAAGATCCAATCAAGTCTGGTATCGTTACTTTTTTCAGCGACAAAGGATACGGATTTATCACTGAAGATAACTCTAAAGAAAATGTATTCTTCCACAGCAACAATTGTATTGATATCATCAAAAAAGGAAACAAAGTATCTTTCGAAAAAGAAAGATCACCAAAAGGTTTCTCTGCAATCAATATCAAAATCATCAGATAGTTTTTTAAACTATATATAAAACAAACCGCTTCAGCAATGAGGTGGTTTTCTTTTTATATATAAAGATTTTCTCTTATTTCGACTAAAATTTATGTTGTTTTTTCTAGATCTGGATATTCCGGAGTGAGAATGTAATTTCAGGATGCGGAAATATGATTTCACAATTCAAGAATATAATGCTACAGTGCAAGAGTATAGTTCGACATCGGAAGAATATGGTTTAACATTGCAAGAATATGATTCTACAACGAAAGAATATTAATTTGCATCGTGCCCATGTGAAATAACATCGCAAAAAAATAAAGCTACATTACAAGAATGTAACTTTACAATGCAAGAATATTGAGTTACTGTGTTTCAACATTCTTTTGAACACAAAAAACATTATTTTCTATTCGTAAATTCTATTGCTGAAACGTTTGTGTACTCGGGAGAAGTTGCACCGTAGAGGCTTTTCACATACTTTTTGATGTTCTGGGCGATGGTGTACAAGCCTGTATCGTCTGCATATAAAATTTTGTCTCTTTCTATCAATTTTGTGTTGAGCTCGGCTTCAGTCTGGTCGACAGCCTGGGTAGCACTCATTAATGATGCGTGGTAGGTGGTCAGGTTGTTTAATTTTAAATCTTCTTCATTTGGTGTGTAGCCCGGAAGGGTTGCCAATAATTGCAGAAGAATCCCGAAATTTTCAGCCTGCTGGGTGAAAGACTGGCGGGAAGTGGAAGCTGTTTTGGGCGCTTCTTTACCTTCTTCAAGTGGAGTGGCGACTTTCTTTGAGCCGCCCTGAACTGCGCGGTTCAATGATCTTGCCTGATCTAATGTTCCTTGTGGCAATCCTAAAATTTCGAGCAGATTAACGATTTTGGTACATGTTGATTTTAGATTTTCGAAGGCGGTCTGACGTGTGATGATTGCGTTTTTGTTGGCGTTTCGTTTGTCTTCCACCTCAGTTAATTTTGCGGCGGCATTGGTGTACAATGCCTGAAGGTTGGCTACTGTAATGTTTTCTACCGGAGGATTGTAAAGGCTGTAAGTGGTAACTTGCTGTGTAATTTTTTGAAGGTTCGCTACATTTTTAGCGTGCCCAA comes from Chryseobacterium sp. 3008163 and encodes:
- a CDS encoding polyribonucleotide nucleotidyltransferase, whose translation is MSIPQAITETIILADGREITIETGKLAKQADGSVVVKIGGTMLLATVVASKEAKDGVDFLPLTVDYREKFYAGGKIPGNFFRREARPSDQEILTMRLVDRVLRPLFPEDFHAEVQVMISLISYDGQSIPDDLAGLAASAAIAITDIPFNGPMSEVRVVRIDGKLAVNPNYEDLKLADLDIMVGATKDSIVMVEGEMKEISEAEMLEAIQFAHVEIKKQVEAQERLAEKVGKSLPKREYSHENHDEAIREKVWKETYDKVYEVAKIPSGKEERGEKFKAVLAEFLSQYVEHAEELERVTPFAKVYFHDVEKEAMRQMILNDKIRLDGRDPQTIRPIWSEIDYLPGAHGSAIFTRGETQSLTAVTLGSVKDANMVDSVMVNYDERFFLHYNFPPFSTGEARPLRGTSRREVGHGNLAQRALANMIPEENPYTIRIVSDILESNGSSSMATVCAGTLALMDAGVQIKKPVSGIAMGLVTDVKSGKFTVLSDILGDEDHLGDMDFKVTGTADGITACQMDIKIQGLSMDIMEKALLQARDGRLHILDKLNETISAPREDVKPHAPKMVMLEISKDFIGAVIGPGGKIIQQMQKDTDTVIAIEEVGEIGRIEISGVSREKINEAIARINEITFVPTVGEVYQGKVVKVMDFGAFVAIAKGTEGLLHISEIEWARLDKVPYKEGDEVEVKFMGYDDRKKMKLSRKVLLPRPERPAQKPRNEGNVNPEGKDQPGEHKPLNEA
- a CDS encoding 5-fold beta-flower protein is translated as MKKTLFICSLLFNLSITCAQTIESGSRNTAGYIKSDGTIENKSHSTVGYIKSDGTVENKSHSTIGRIKSDGTIENKSGSTVGYVKKDGTVENSSHSTLGYIKDNGTVENSSHGTIGNANGIKKEWAAVAFFFFKME
- a CDS encoding cold shock domain-containing protein codes for the protein MIMYVDANGQLTSTPPDNSNKSVIDLDNIQLGAAPIQEEDPIKSGIVTFFSDKGYGFITEDNSKENVFFHSNNCIDIIKKGNKVSFEKERSPKGFSAINIKIIR